One window of the Triticum dicoccoides isolate Atlit2015 ecotype Zavitan chromosome 3B, WEW_v2.0, whole genome shotgun sequence genome contains the following:
- the LOC119276667 gene encoding ABC transporter B family member 4-like isoform X1, whose amino-acid sequence MDATAEASGGGKDDRPEKKVPLSGMFRYADRLDVLLMAVGSLGAVANGVSEPLISVLFGDVINSFGQSTSSTVLRAVTKVCLNFIYLGVGAAVASFLQVSCWTMAGERHSSRIRSLYLKSVLRQDIAFFDTQMTTGEAVSRMSSDTVMIQDALGEKAGKLVQHTSAFFGGFIIAFTKGWLLTLAMLTSLPLIAIAGSVSAQLLTRVSSKRLTSYSDAADTVELTIGSIRTVVSFNGEKKAIEMYNKFIKNAYITVVEEGLVSGFGMGSVFCIIFSSYGLAFWYGGKLIIDKGYTGGKIITVLFAVLTGATSLGNATPSISAIVGGQSAAYRLFETIERKPEIDSDDTSGIVLENIKGDVEIKDVYFSYPARPEQLVLDGLSLQVACGTTMAIVGESGSGKSTVISLVERFYDPQAGEVLIDGVNIKNLNLDWIRGKIGLVSQEPSLFMTSIKDNIIYGKEDATLEEIKRAAELANAASFIDKLPNGYNTLVGQHGTLLSGGQKQRIAIARAILKDRKILLLDEATSALDVESERIVQEALNRIMVERTTLIVAHRLSTVRNVDCITVVHQGKIVEQGPHQALVKDPSGAYSQLIRLQETHGNERRKIQDHGVPNSLSKSTTLSIRQSVTKDSFGNSNRYSFRSDELHEDEITGKQNKEDLPDGKTLQKAPIGRLFYLNKPEVPFLLLGVIAASVHGIIFPLFGILMSGIIKSFYEPPDKLRKDSSFWALIAVVLGVAAFIAIPAEYLLFGIAGGKLIERVRTLSFQNIVHQEIAWFDNPSNSSGALGTRLSVDALNVRRLVGDNLGIIVQSTAAIITGFVIAFTADWRLALIITCVIPLVGAQGYAQVKFFKGFSEEAKEMYEDASQVATDAVSSIRTIASFCAEKRVVTTYNKKCEALRKQGVRTGIVGGLGFGFSLLVLYLTYALCFYVGAKFVRQGKTTFADVFKVFFALVLAAVGVSQASALASNATKARHSAISVFSILDRKSKIDTSSDEGLMLENVTGDIDFSNVSFKYPSRPDVQIFSDFTLHIPSRKTMALVGESGSGKSTIIALLERFYDPDSGRISVDGVQIKSLRISWLRDQMGLVGQEPVLFNDTIHANITYGKHGEATEEQVTVASKAANAHEFISSLPQGYDTPVGEKGVQLSGGQKQRVAIARAIIKDPKILLLDEATSALDAESESIVQDALDRVMVSRTTIVVAHRLSTIKGADMIAVIKEGKVAEKGKHEALMRIKDGVYASLVELRSNSE is encoded by the exons ATGGACGCCACAGCAGAAGCTAGCGGTGGAGGAAAAGATGACCGGCCGGAGAAGAAGGTGCCGTTGTCGGGCATGTTCAGGTATGCCGACCGCCTCGACGTGCTGCTCATGGCGGTTGGCTCGCTGGGGGCGGTGGCCAACGGCGTGTCGGAGCCCCTCATATCGGTGCTCTTTGGAGACGTCATCAACTCCTTCGGCCAGAGCACGAGCAGCACCGTCCTCCGCGCCGTCACCAAG GTTTGTCTCAACTTCATATATTTGGGCGTTGGGGCAGCAGTGGCTTCCTTCCTTC AGGTGTCATGCTGGACGATGGCAGGAGAAAGGCACTCGTCCCGCATCCGTTCCTTGTACCTGAAATCAGTTCTGAGGCAAGACATTGCATTCTTCGATACACAAATGACAACAGGCGAAGCAGTTTCTAGAATGTCTAGCGATACGGTCATGATTCAAGATGCTCTTGGTGAGAAG GCAGGGAAGCTTGTACAACACACATCCGCCTTCTTTGGGGGTTTTATCATAGCATTCACAAAAGGCTGGCTCCTTACCCTTGCCATGCTAACATCACTACCACTAATTGCTATCGCTGGTTCAGTATCTGCACAACTTCTAACCCGGGTTTCTAGCAAGCGACTAACATCGTATAGTGATGCTGCAGACACAGTTGAACTTACAATTGGATCTATACGCACA GTTGTGTCCTTCAATGGCGAGAAAAAGGCTATAGAAATGTACAATaaattcataaaaaatgcatacatAACTGTTGTTGAGGAAGGCCTTGTCAGTGGTTTTGGCATGGGCTCTGTCTTCTGCATCATATTTAGCAGCTATGGCCTAGCCTTCTGGTATGGTGGAAAGCTAATCATTGACAAAGGTTATACCGGAGGGAAGATCATCACTGTTTTGTTCGCGGTATTGACTGGCGCAAC TTCATTAGGTAATGCAACACCATCAATTTCTGCAATTGTGGGAGGTCAATCTGCAGCATACAGACTGTTCGAAACGATTGAGAGGAAACCCGAGATAGATTCAGATGATACCAGCGGCATAGTCTTGGAAAATATCAAGGGTGATGTTGAGATAAAGGATGTATACTTTAGCTACCCTGCAAGACCCGAGCAGTTAGTATTAGATGGACTGTCATTACAAGTAGCTtgtggaacaacaatggccatagtTGGAGAGAGTGGAAGTGGCAAGTCAACTGTTATCAGCCTAGTTGAAAGATTCTATGATCCACAGGCTGGCGAAGTTTTGATAGATGGAGTCAACATCAAGAATCTGAATCTTGATTGGATAAGAGGGAAGATCGGCCTTGTTAGCCAAGAACCATCGCTGTTTATGACCTCCATTAAAGATAACATAATCTATGGTAAAGAAGATGCAACTCTTGAAGAAATCAAGAGAGCAGCCGAGCTCGCAAATGCAGCAAGCTTCATCGACAAGTTACCAAAT GGATACAATACATTGGTTGGCCAACATGGCACTCTGCTTTCTGGAGGACAAAAACAAAGAATTGCAATTGCAAGAGCCATCCTTAAAGATCGAAAAATTCTTTTGCTAGATGAAGCAACAAGTGCACTGGATGTGGAATCTGAGAGGATAGTTCAGGAGGCACTCAATAGGATAATGGTAGAAAGAACCACACTTATCGTTGCTCATCGTTTGAGCACTGTAAGGAATGTAGACTGCATCACAGTTGTTCATCAAGGGAAAATAGTTGAACAAG GTCCTCATCAAGCATTGGTGAAGGATCCCAGTGGAGCTTACTCCCAGCTTATTAGGCTACAAGAAACCCATGGTAATGAAAGACGTAAAATACAGGATCATGGAGTGCCCAATTCCTTATCAAAAAGCACTACTTTGTCAATTAGACAGTCAGTGACTAAAGATTCCTTTGGCAATAGCAACAGATACTCTTTCAGATCTGATGAGTTGCATGAGGATGAAATCACAGGAAAACAGAACAAAGAGGACCTTCCTGATGGGAAGACCCTTCAGAAAGCACCAATCGGACGCCTTTTTTATCTTAACAAGCCAGAGGTGCCATTTCTTCTGCTCGGTGTTATAGCAGCATCGGTGCATGGAATCATTTTCCCATTGTTTGGCATACTAATGTCTGGCATTATAAAATCATTCTACGAGCCACCAGATAAGCTGCGAAAAGATTCTAGCTTTTGGGCATTGATAGCTGTTGTTCTGGGGGTTGCAGCTTTCATTGCAATCCCTGCAGAATATCTTTTGTTTGGAATTGCTGGTGGCAAGCTTATAGAGCGTGTTCGTACTCTGTCATTTCAAAATATTGTGCATCAGGAAATTGCTTGGTTTGATAATCCCTCAAATTCCAG TGGTGCACTTGGTACACGGCTCTCAGTCGATGCATTAAATGTTCGGCGCTTAGTTGGAGATAACCTGGGCATTATAGTGCAGTCTACAGCCGCAATAATCACTGGCTTTGTCATAGCATTTACGGCGGACTGGAGGCTTGCACTCATTATCACTTGTGTCATTCCTTTAGTGGGTGCACAAGGTTATGCTCAAGTGAAGTTCTTCAAGGGGTTCAGTGAAGAAGCTAAG GAGATGTATGAAGATGCAAGTCAAGTTGCAACAGATGCTGTCAGTAGTATCAGAACTATAGCATCTTTCTGTGCAGAGAAAAGAGTGGTTACAACATATAACAAGAAATGTGAAGCTTTAAGGAAACAAGGGGTTCGAACTGGAATTGTTGGAGGGCTTGGTTTTGGTTTCTCACTCTTGGTGTTGTATCTGACATATGCTCTATGTTTCTATGTTGGTGCAAAGTTTGTACGTCAGGGAAAAACTACTTTTGCGGATGTTTTCAAA GTTTTCTTTGCCTTAGTTTTGGCGGCTGTTGGGGTTTCGCAGGCAAGTGCATTGGCATCTAATGCGACAAAGGCAAGACATTCAGCTATTTCTGTTTTCAGTATTCTAGATCGCAAGTCAAAAATTGATACAAGCAGTGATGAGGGCCTCATGTTGGAAAATGTCACTGGCGATATTGATTTTAGTAATGTCAGTTTCAAGTACCCATCACGCCCTGATGTCCAAATATTCAGTGACTTTACATTGCATATTCCTTCCAGAAAG ACCATGGCACTAGTTGGAGAAAGTGGTAGTGGCAAGTCCACGATAATTGCTTTACTGGAGCGTTTCTATGATCCTGATTCTGGTAGAATCTCAGTAGATGGAGTCCAAATTAAGAGCTTGAGGATTAGCTGGTTAAGAGATCAGATGGGGCTGGTAGGCCAGGAGCCAGTGCTTTTCAACGACACAATCCATGCAAACATAACATatgggaaacatggagaggcgacaGAGGAACAAGTCACGGTTGCGTCCAAGGCAGCAAATGCTCATGAGTTCATATCAAGCTTGCCACAGGGATACGACACTCCGGTTGGCGAGAAAGGAGTGCAACTATCTGGTGGGCAGAAACAGCGGGTAGCTATTGCAAGGGCCATTATAAAGGACCCGAAGATACTACTACTTGATGAGGCAACCAGTGCCCTGGATGCGGAATCGGAGAGCATCGTTCAAGATGCATTGGATCGAGTCATGGTGAGCAGGACCACAATAGTGGTGGCTCACCGCCTCTCCACGATCAAAGGGGCTGATATGATTGCAGTCATCAAGGAAGGTAAAGTTGCTGAGAAGGGCAAGCATGAGGCCCTGATGCGAATCAAGGATGGAGTCTATGCATCGCTAGTAGAACTTCGTTCAAATTCTGAGTAG
- the LOC119276667 gene encoding ABC transporter B family member 4-like isoform X2, with translation MDATAEASGGGKDDRPEKKVPLSGMFRYADRLDVLLMAVGSLGAVANGVSEPLISVLFGDVINSFGQSTSSTVLRAVTKVCLNFIYLGVGAAVASFLRERHSSRIRSLYLKSVLRQDIAFFDTQMTTGEAVSRMSSDTVMIQDALGEKAGKLVQHTSAFFGGFIIAFTKGWLLTLAMLTSLPLIAIAGSVSAQLLTRVSSKRLTSYSDAADTVELTIGSIRTVVSFNGEKKAIEMYNKFIKNAYITVVEEGLVSGFGMGSVFCIIFSSYGLAFWYGGKLIIDKGYTGGKIITVLFAVLTGATSLGNATPSISAIVGGQSAAYRLFETIERKPEIDSDDTSGIVLENIKGDVEIKDVYFSYPARPEQLVLDGLSLQVACGTTMAIVGESGSGKSTVISLVERFYDPQAGEVLIDGVNIKNLNLDWIRGKIGLVSQEPSLFMTSIKDNIIYGKEDATLEEIKRAAELANAASFIDKLPNGYNTLVGQHGTLLSGGQKQRIAIARAILKDRKILLLDEATSALDVESERIVQEALNRIMVERTTLIVAHRLSTVRNVDCITVVHQGKIVEQGPHQALVKDPSGAYSQLIRLQETHGNERRKIQDHGVPNSLSKSTTLSIRQSVTKDSFGNSNRYSFRSDELHEDEITGKQNKEDLPDGKTLQKAPIGRLFYLNKPEVPFLLLGVIAASVHGIIFPLFGILMSGIIKSFYEPPDKLRKDSSFWALIAVVLGVAAFIAIPAEYLLFGIAGGKLIERVRTLSFQNIVHQEIAWFDNPSNSSGALGTRLSVDALNVRRLVGDNLGIIVQSTAAIITGFVIAFTADWRLALIITCVIPLVGAQGYAQVKFFKGFSEEAKEMYEDASQVATDAVSSIRTIASFCAEKRVVTTYNKKCEALRKQGVRTGIVGGLGFGFSLLVLYLTYALCFYVGAKFVRQGKTTFADVFKVFFALVLAAVGVSQASALASNATKARHSAISVFSILDRKSKIDTSSDEGLMLENVTGDIDFSNVSFKYPSRPDVQIFSDFTLHIPSRKTMALVGESGSGKSTIIALLERFYDPDSGRISVDGVQIKSLRISWLRDQMGLVGQEPVLFNDTIHANITYGKHGEATEEQVTVASKAANAHEFISSLPQGYDTPVGEKGVQLSGGQKQRVAIARAIIKDPKILLLDEATSALDAESESIVQDALDRVMVSRTTIVVAHRLSTIKGADMIAVIKEGKVAEKGKHEALMRIKDGVYASLVELRSNSE, from the exons ATGGACGCCACAGCAGAAGCTAGCGGTGGAGGAAAAGATGACCGGCCGGAGAAGAAGGTGCCGTTGTCGGGCATGTTCAGGTATGCCGACCGCCTCGACGTGCTGCTCATGGCGGTTGGCTCGCTGGGGGCGGTGGCCAACGGCGTGTCGGAGCCCCTCATATCGGTGCTCTTTGGAGACGTCATCAACTCCTTCGGCCAGAGCACGAGCAGCACCGTCCTCCGCGCCGTCACCAAG GTTTGTCTCAACTTCATATATTTGGGCGTTGGGGCAGCAGTGGCTTCCTTCCTTC GAGAAAGGCACTCGTCCCGCATCCGTTCCTTGTACCTGAAATCAGTTCTGAGGCAAGACATTGCATTCTTCGATACACAAATGACAACAGGCGAAGCAGTTTCTAGAATGTCTAGCGATACGGTCATGATTCAAGATGCTCTTGGTGAGAAG GCAGGGAAGCTTGTACAACACACATCCGCCTTCTTTGGGGGTTTTATCATAGCATTCACAAAAGGCTGGCTCCTTACCCTTGCCATGCTAACATCACTACCACTAATTGCTATCGCTGGTTCAGTATCTGCACAACTTCTAACCCGGGTTTCTAGCAAGCGACTAACATCGTATAGTGATGCTGCAGACACAGTTGAACTTACAATTGGATCTATACGCACA GTTGTGTCCTTCAATGGCGAGAAAAAGGCTATAGAAATGTACAATaaattcataaaaaatgcatacatAACTGTTGTTGAGGAAGGCCTTGTCAGTGGTTTTGGCATGGGCTCTGTCTTCTGCATCATATTTAGCAGCTATGGCCTAGCCTTCTGGTATGGTGGAAAGCTAATCATTGACAAAGGTTATACCGGAGGGAAGATCATCACTGTTTTGTTCGCGGTATTGACTGGCGCAAC TTCATTAGGTAATGCAACACCATCAATTTCTGCAATTGTGGGAGGTCAATCTGCAGCATACAGACTGTTCGAAACGATTGAGAGGAAACCCGAGATAGATTCAGATGATACCAGCGGCATAGTCTTGGAAAATATCAAGGGTGATGTTGAGATAAAGGATGTATACTTTAGCTACCCTGCAAGACCCGAGCAGTTAGTATTAGATGGACTGTCATTACAAGTAGCTtgtggaacaacaatggccatagtTGGAGAGAGTGGAAGTGGCAAGTCAACTGTTATCAGCCTAGTTGAAAGATTCTATGATCCACAGGCTGGCGAAGTTTTGATAGATGGAGTCAACATCAAGAATCTGAATCTTGATTGGATAAGAGGGAAGATCGGCCTTGTTAGCCAAGAACCATCGCTGTTTATGACCTCCATTAAAGATAACATAATCTATGGTAAAGAAGATGCAACTCTTGAAGAAATCAAGAGAGCAGCCGAGCTCGCAAATGCAGCAAGCTTCATCGACAAGTTACCAAAT GGATACAATACATTGGTTGGCCAACATGGCACTCTGCTTTCTGGAGGACAAAAACAAAGAATTGCAATTGCAAGAGCCATCCTTAAAGATCGAAAAATTCTTTTGCTAGATGAAGCAACAAGTGCACTGGATGTGGAATCTGAGAGGATAGTTCAGGAGGCACTCAATAGGATAATGGTAGAAAGAACCACACTTATCGTTGCTCATCGTTTGAGCACTGTAAGGAATGTAGACTGCATCACAGTTGTTCATCAAGGGAAAATAGTTGAACAAG GTCCTCATCAAGCATTGGTGAAGGATCCCAGTGGAGCTTACTCCCAGCTTATTAGGCTACAAGAAACCCATGGTAATGAAAGACGTAAAATACAGGATCATGGAGTGCCCAATTCCTTATCAAAAAGCACTACTTTGTCAATTAGACAGTCAGTGACTAAAGATTCCTTTGGCAATAGCAACAGATACTCTTTCAGATCTGATGAGTTGCATGAGGATGAAATCACAGGAAAACAGAACAAAGAGGACCTTCCTGATGGGAAGACCCTTCAGAAAGCACCAATCGGACGCCTTTTTTATCTTAACAAGCCAGAGGTGCCATTTCTTCTGCTCGGTGTTATAGCAGCATCGGTGCATGGAATCATTTTCCCATTGTTTGGCATACTAATGTCTGGCATTATAAAATCATTCTACGAGCCACCAGATAAGCTGCGAAAAGATTCTAGCTTTTGGGCATTGATAGCTGTTGTTCTGGGGGTTGCAGCTTTCATTGCAATCCCTGCAGAATATCTTTTGTTTGGAATTGCTGGTGGCAAGCTTATAGAGCGTGTTCGTACTCTGTCATTTCAAAATATTGTGCATCAGGAAATTGCTTGGTTTGATAATCCCTCAAATTCCAG TGGTGCACTTGGTACACGGCTCTCAGTCGATGCATTAAATGTTCGGCGCTTAGTTGGAGATAACCTGGGCATTATAGTGCAGTCTACAGCCGCAATAATCACTGGCTTTGTCATAGCATTTACGGCGGACTGGAGGCTTGCACTCATTATCACTTGTGTCATTCCTTTAGTGGGTGCACAAGGTTATGCTCAAGTGAAGTTCTTCAAGGGGTTCAGTGAAGAAGCTAAG GAGATGTATGAAGATGCAAGTCAAGTTGCAACAGATGCTGTCAGTAGTATCAGAACTATAGCATCTTTCTGTGCAGAGAAAAGAGTGGTTACAACATATAACAAGAAATGTGAAGCTTTAAGGAAACAAGGGGTTCGAACTGGAATTGTTGGAGGGCTTGGTTTTGGTTTCTCACTCTTGGTGTTGTATCTGACATATGCTCTATGTTTCTATGTTGGTGCAAAGTTTGTACGTCAGGGAAAAACTACTTTTGCGGATGTTTTCAAA GTTTTCTTTGCCTTAGTTTTGGCGGCTGTTGGGGTTTCGCAGGCAAGTGCATTGGCATCTAATGCGACAAAGGCAAGACATTCAGCTATTTCTGTTTTCAGTATTCTAGATCGCAAGTCAAAAATTGATACAAGCAGTGATGAGGGCCTCATGTTGGAAAATGTCACTGGCGATATTGATTTTAGTAATGTCAGTTTCAAGTACCCATCACGCCCTGATGTCCAAATATTCAGTGACTTTACATTGCATATTCCTTCCAGAAAG ACCATGGCACTAGTTGGAGAAAGTGGTAGTGGCAAGTCCACGATAATTGCTTTACTGGAGCGTTTCTATGATCCTGATTCTGGTAGAATCTCAGTAGATGGAGTCCAAATTAAGAGCTTGAGGATTAGCTGGTTAAGAGATCAGATGGGGCTGGTAGGCCAGGAGCCAGTGCTTTTCAACGACACAATCCATGCAAACATAACATatgggaaacatggagaggcgacaGAGGAACAAGTCACGGTTGCGTCCAAGGCAGCAAATGCTCATGAGTTCATATCAAGCTTGCCACAGGGATACGACACTCCGGTTGGCGAGAAAGGAGTGCAACTATCTGGTGGGCAGAAACAGCGGGTAGCTATTGCAAGGGCCATTATAAAGGACCCGAAGATACTACTACTTGATGAGGCAACCAGTGCCCTGGATGCGGAATCGGAGAGCATCGTTCAAGATGCATTGGATCGAGTCATGGTGAGCAGGACCACAATAGTGGTGGCTCACCGCCTCTCCACGATCAAAGGGGCTGATATGATTGCAGTCATCAAGGAAGGTAAAGTTGCTGAGAAGGGCAAGCATGAGGCCCTGATGCGAATCAAGGATGGAGTCTATGCATCGCTAGTAGAACTTCGTTCAAATTCTGAGTAG
- the LOC119276666 gene encoding ABC transporter B family member 4-like, producing MDDEAMRDRGEDAEKGERERKTEGARKVPFFSMFRYASRADMALMAVGTVAAMVNGMGDPLMTVVFAAVIECFGAGDNVLQRVSKVVMYYIYLGIGTAVASFLQVSCWTMTGERQSIRIRSLYLEAVLKQDVSFFDVEMTTGEAISRMSADTVLVQDALGEKVGKYAQLLTTFVGCFIIGFVRGWMLALVMLACIPPNILSFAIMSRLRAQISARRQASYTDAGNVVEQTIGAIRTVISFNGEKKAITLYNTLTKRAYKATVLEGIATGLGTGGIFSVFFCGYSLAFWYGAKLIINKGYTGGQVVNVVFAMLTGSMAIGTASPSISAIAEGQSAAYRLFEIMNKEPKIDITDTSGIVLDDIRGDVELNNVFFRYPARPEQLILNGLSLHVPSGTTMAIVGESGSGKSTIISLVERFYDPQAGDVLIDGINIKSMKLQWIRGMISLVSQEPLLFMTSIKDNITYGKEDATLEEIKRAAELANATNFIEKLPNAYETMVGQNGAQLSGGQKQRIAIARAILKNPRVLLLDEATSALDVESERVVQEALNRIMVGITTLIVAHRLSTVRNADCIAVVHQGKVAERGVHDDLIKDPDGAYSHLIRLQQAHTEETPEMPYVASSRFKSTSISLEQSIRNSPRNRRQHSSKSLGLSRSDDLFRHVASREEHLEIGDSEAPKKAPIGRLFNLSRPEAPILLLAIIAATLHGLLFPSFSIMMSGGIRTFYYPAHQLRKDSTFWALMCLLMAIISLVSIQLEFYLFGVAGGKLIERVRALSFQSIIHQEVAWFDDPSNSSGALGARLFIDALNIRRLVGDNLAVLVQCTVTLICGFGIAFASDWKLTLSIIGVIPFLGLQNYIQLRFLKGFGEDAKVMYEDASQVVAEAIGSIRTVASFGAEKRVITLYSQKCQASMKQGIRSGMVGGVGFSFSNLMLYLTYALCFYVGAQFVHDGKSTFQNVFRVYFALVFTAFGISQTSDMASDSTKGRESATSILSFIDRKPKIDSTSDEGIKLEKVDGTIEFNHVRFKYPSRPDVQIFSDFTLRIASGKTTALVGESGSGKSTVIALLERFYDPDSGTISLDGTELRKLTLSWLRDQMGLVSQEPILFNDTIRANIAYGKRGEATEEEIITVAKAANAHEFISGLPQGYNTNVGERGTQLSGGQKQRVAIARAILKDPRILLLDEATSALDAESEHIVQDTLDQVMVSRTTIVVAHCLSTIKGADMIAVIKDGSVAEKGKHESLMGIKGGVYASLVELHSKAA from the exons GTTGTTATGTACTACATCTATTTGGGAATTGGGACAGCGGTAGCTTCATTTCTCC AGGTGTCATGCTGGACAATGACTGGAGAAAGGCAGTCAATACGCATCCGATCTCTATACCTTGAAGCTGTTCTAAAACAGGATGTTTCATTCTTTGATGTGGAGATGACAACTGGGGAAGCAATTTCCAGAATGTCTGCGGACACTGTACTGGTCCAAGATGCCCTTGGAGAGAAG GTAGGCAAGTATGCACAGCTTTTGACAACCTTTGTTGGATGTTTTATCATCGGATTCGTAAGAGGCTGGATGTTAGCTCTTGTTATGCTCGCATGCATACCTCCAAATATTCTGTCTTTTGCAATCATGTCTCGGTTACGTGCTCAAATATCAGCCAGGAGGCAGGCATCGTACACTGATGCGGGCAATGTCGTCGAACAGACCATTGGAGCTATAAGAACG GTTATCTCCTTCAATGGTGAGAAGAAAGCAATCACATTGTACAACACTCTTACAAAAAGGGCATATAAGGCTACGGTCTTGGAAGGGATTGCCACTGGTCTAGGAACAGGCGGTATCTTTTCTGTTTTCTTCTGCGGTTACTCTCTAGCCTTTTGGTATGGTGCTAAGTTAATCATCAACAAAGGTTATACTGGAGGGCAAGTCGTCAATGTCGTATTTGCAATGTTAACTGGTTCAAT GGCTATAGGTACCGCATCACCCTCAATTTCTGCTATTGCAGAAGGGCAATCTGCAGCATATAGGTTGTTTGAGATAATGAACAAAGAACCAAAGATTGACATCACCGACACTTCTGGAATAGTATTGGACGATATCAGGGGCGATGTTGAACTCAACAATGTGTTCTTTAGATATCCTGCAAGGCCTGAGCAGTTGATACTTAATGGGTTGTCTCTACATGTACCTAGTGGTACTACAATGGCTATAGTTGGAGAGAGTGGAAGTGGTAAATCAACAATAATTAGTTTGGTGGAGAGATTCTACGACCCACAAGCTGGCGATGTGCTGATAgatggaatcaacatcaagagtaTGAAACTCCAGTGGATAAGAGGAATGATCAGTCTTGTTAGCCAAGAACCATTGCTTTTTATGACCTCCATCAAAGACAACATAACCTATGGTAAAGAGGATGCTACGCTTGAAGAGATCAAGAGAGCAGCTGAGCTTGCAAATGCAACAAATTTCATCGAAAAGTTGCCTAAT GCGTATGAGACAATGGTTGGTCAGAATGGTGCTCAACTTTCTGGAGGGCAGAAACAAAGGATTGCCATTGCAAGAGCGATCCTTAAAAATCCAAGAGTCCTTCTGCTGGATGAAGCTACTAGTGCTTTGGATGTGGAGTCTGAGCGAGTAGTTCAAGAAGCGTTAAATCGGATCATGGTAGGGATAACTACACTCATTGTTGCTCATCGGCTGAGTACAGTCAGAAATGCAGATTGCATAGCAGTGGTTCATCAAGGAAAGGTAGCTGAACGAG GTGTCCATGATGACCTGATAAAGGATCCTGATGGAGCTTACTCTCATCTTATTCGGCTACAACAAGCCCATACTGAAGAAACACCTGAGATGCCATATGTGGCAAGTTCAAGATTCAAAAGTACAAGTATATCTTTGGAACAATCTATCAGGAATTCTCCCAGGAATAGAAGACAACACTCCAGTAAATCCCTTGGACTGTCTAGATCGGATGATTTGTTCAGGCATGTTGCTAGCAGAGAGGAACACCTAGAAATTGGTGATAGTGAGGCTCCAAAGAAAGCACCAATTGGACGCCTTTTTAATCTTAGCAGGCCAGAAGCACCAATTCTCCTGTTAGCTATCATAGCTGCCACTCTGCATGGACTTCTTTTCCCATCATTCAGTATTATGATGTCTGGTGGTATAAGAACATTCTACTATCCAGCACACCAACTTCGAAAAGATTCAACATTTTGGGCATTGATGTGCCTTCTGATGGCAATCATTTCCCTGGTTTCAATCCAATTGGAATTTTACTTATTTGGAGTAGCCGGTGGGAAACTTATAGAACGTGTGCGTGCTTTGTCTTTCCAAAGCATCATTCATCAAGAGGTTGCTTGGTTTGATGATCCTTCGAATTCCAG TGGCGCACTTGGTGCAAGGTTGTTTATTGATGCTTTGAACATCCGACGCCTTGTAGGAGATAACTTGGCCGTACTAGTGCAGTGCACAGTAACACTTATTTGTGGCTTTGGCATAGCATTTGCTTCAGACTGGAAGCTTACACTGAGTATCATAGGTGTCATTCCTTTTCTGGGTTTGCAGAATTATATCCAATTGAGGTTTCTGAAAGGGTTCGGTGAAGATGCTAAG GTGATGTATGAAGATGCAAGTCAAGTTGTGGCTGAAGCAATTGGTAGTATTCGAACTGTAGCATCTTTTGGTGCAGAGAAGAGAGTGATTACCCTATACAGCCAAAAATGCCAGGCTTCAATGAAACAGGGAATTAGAAGTGGAATGGTCGGAGGTGTTGGTTTCAGTTTCTCAAATTTAATGTTGTATCTCACATATGCTCTTTGTTTCTATGTTGGTGCACAGTTTGTACATGACGGCAAATCAACCTTTCAAAATGTTTTCAGA GTTTACTTTGCCTTGGTTTTCACCGCTTTTGGAATTTCCCAAACAAGTGACATGGCATCAGACTCAACGAAAGGTCGAGAATCTGCGACATCCATACTATCATTCATAGACAGGAAGCCCAAAATTGACTCAACCAGTGATGAAGGTATAAAGCTAGAAAAAGTTGATGGCACCATAGAGTTCAACCATGTAAGGTTCAAGTACCCATCCCGACCAGATGTCCAAATATTCAGCGACTTCACTTTGCGTATTGCTTCCGGAAAG ACTACTGCACTTGTCGGAGAGAGTGGAAGTGGCAAGTCCACAGTAATTGCTTTGCTGGAGCGATTCTATGATCCGGACTCTGGCACAATCTCACTAGACGGAACAGAACTTAGAAAGTTAACACTGAGTTGGTTAAGAGACCAAATGGGACTAGTAAGCCAAGAACCAATACTCTTCAATGACACAATTCGTGCCAACATAGCATATGGAAAGCGAGGAGAAGCAACTGAAGAAGAGATAATCACCGTGGCCAAGGCAGCCAACGCTCATGAGTTCATATCGGGCTTGCCACAGGGATACAACACTAACGTTGGTGAGAGAGGAACACAACTATCTGGTGGGCAAAAGCAACGGGTAGCTATTGCCAGGGCGATCTTGAAGGACCCTAGAATACTTCTGCTCGACGAAGCAACAAGCGCCCTGGACGCTGAATCAGAGCATATTGTTCAAGATACACTGGACCAAGTGATGGTCAGCAGGACCACCATTGTCGTAGCACACTGCCTGTCGACGATCAAAGGAGCAGATATGATCGCAGTTATCAAAGATGGTTCAGTTGCCGAGAAGGGGAAGCATGAATCTCTCATGGGCATCAAGGGTGGAGTCTACGCATCACTGGTCGAACTACACTCGAAGGCGGCATAA